The following are from one region of the Gammaproteobacteria bacterium genome:
- the cysB gene encoding HTH-type transcriptional regulator CysB, with amino-acid sequence MNIQQLRYIREVARSGLSVSAAAKKLHTAQPGISNQIRLLEEELNVHIFERGAKRLTGLTSPGRAVLAIAERILRDMENIRQVGEEFSNETIGTLSIATTHTQARYALPPVVKAFTERYPGVSLHMHQGNPAQVTEFVRSGASDIAIATETLTSFEDLATLPCYQWNRCVVAPPGHPVLDERPLTLEAVARYPIVTYDSAFTGRSKINQAFEAHGLEPNVVFTALDSDVIKTYVELGLGIGLLTSMAFDPARDTNLRAIDAAHLFEPSITRIGIRRGSYLRGYMYAFIELFAPHLTREVVEAAMAG; translated from the coding sequence GTGAATATTCAGCAATTGCGTTATATCCGTGAAGTGGCGCGCTCGGGACTCAGTGTTTCAGCCGCCGCCAAAAAATTGCACACTGCTCAGCCCGGTATCAGTAATCAGATCCGTTTGCTGGAGGAAGAGCTGAATGTACATATTTTCGAACGCGGCGCTAAGCGCCTGACAGGGTTGACTTCGCCGGGCAGGGCGGTGCTAGCGATAGCAGAGCGCATTTTGCGCGACATGGAGAACATCAGGCAGGTGGGTGAGGAGTTTTCCAACGAAACCATCGGTACACTTTCCATTGCCACCACCCACACCCAGGCACGCTACGCCCTGCCTCCCGTGGTGAAGGCCTTCACTGAACGTTATCCCGGCGTGAGCCTGCACATGCACCAGGGAAATCCGGCTCAAGTCACGGAATTTGTCAGGTCAGGGGCGTCGGATATTGCGATAGCCACGGAGACGCTTACCTCGTTCGAGGATCTGGCGACCCTGCCGTGTTACCAATGGAACCGTTGTGTGGTAGCACCGCCCGGGCATCCGGTATTGGATGAGAGGCCGCTGACGTTGGAGGCCGTTGCCCGCTATCCCATCGTCACCTATGACTCTGCCTTCACCGGGCGCTCCAAAATCAACCAGGCCTTCGAGGCGCACGGGCTGGAGCCGAACGTGGTATTTACCGCGCTCGACTCAGACGTGATCAAGACCTATGTCGAACTCGGGTTGGGGATAGGGCTGCTTACCAGCATGGCCTTCGACCCCGCGCGCGACACCAACCTGCGCGCCATCGACGCGGCGCACCTGTTCGAGCCCAGTATCACCCGCATCGGTATTCGCCGTGGCAGCTATCTGCGCGGTTATATGTACGCCTTCATCGAACTCTTCGCGCCGCATTTGACGCGCGAGGTGGTGGAGGCGGCGATGGCGGGGTAA
- a CDS encoding ABC transporter substrate-binding protein codes for MSRWLLAGFYGVILSLATGSSAFADTVIRVGHLPNLTHPQALIGRETGDFEKNAGAKVEWAAFNAGASAMEALLAGELDLAYVGPSPALNAYVRSKGRVLRVIAGAASGGVALVVRKDAGIRNPADLKGKRVAVPGLGNTQDVALRSWLKAKGLGSSVQVMPVKNPEIFTLFQRKELDAAWVPEPWATRLIQEADGALFVDERDLWPEGKFPATLLVVRADFLAKNRALVKRFVATHIDLTEAIIQKPDEAKRNINAQLAKLMGKPLPAAQLDEAFTRIAATYDPIPGALLKAARQAWELKYLPGAQPPDVAPIFDLSLLNETLRERGKPLVAAAKR; via the coding sequence ATGAGCAGATGGTTATTAGCAGGGTTCTATGGCGTGATTTTGTCACTCGCCACAGGTTCGTCCGCCTTCGCGGATACGGTTATACGCGTCGGGCATCTTCCCAATCTCACCCACCCTCAGGCGCTGATTGGGCGGGAAACAGGTGATTTCGAAAAAAATGCCGGGGCCAAGGTTGAATGGGCGGCCTTCAATGCCGGCGCATCCGCCATGGAAGCCTTGCTGGCGGGCGAACTGGATCTCGCCTATGTCGGCCCCAGCCCCGCGCTCAACGCCTATGTCCGCTCCAAAGGCCGGGTATTGCGCGTCATTGCCGGCGCGGCCAGTGGCGGCGTAGCGCTGGTGGTGCGCAAGGATGCGGGCATTCGCAACCCGGCTGATTTGAAAGGCAAACGGGTAGCGGTGCCGGGGCTGGGCAATACCCAGGATGTCGCCCTGCGTTCCTGGCTCAAGGCCAAGGGCTTGGGCAGCAGCGTACAGGTTATGCCGGTCAAAAATCCGGAAATTTTTACCCTGTTCCAGCGCAAGGAGCTGGATGCCGCCTGGGTGCCCGAGCCATGGGCCACGCGCCTGATACAGGAGGCCGATGGCGCCCTGTTTGTTGACGAAAGAGACTTGTGGCCGGAGGGCAAGTTTCCCGCCACTCTGCTGGTCGTTCGCGCCGATTTTCTGGCAAAAAACCGCGCCCTGGTTAAACGCTTTGTCGCCACCCACATCGACCTGACGGAGGCAATTATTCAGAAGCCTGACGAGGCCAAGCGCAACATCAACGCCCAGTTAGCCAAGCTGATGGGTAAGCCCCTGCCTGCGGCGCAATTGGATGAAGCCTTTACGCGGATAGCCGCCACTTACGACCCCATCCCCGGCGCACTCCTGAAAGCTGCCAGACAGGCTTGGGAATTGAAGTATCTGCCGGGTGCCCAGCCACCTGACGTGGCGCCCATTTTCGACCTGTCACTGCTCAATGAGACTCTGCGCGAACGCGGCAAACCCCTGGTCGCTGCGGCCAAGCGTTAG
- a CDS encoding ABC transporter ATP-binding protein: MPKVEINGVSQVFWSQSGAVQALAETSLSIDEGEFVCIVGPSGCGKSTLLNLVAGLAKPDTGRVIANGKPVTGPGPDRVVMFQESALFPWLNVLQNVMFGLKMAGVPEPERRERAEKLLHMVHLSRFAQAWVHELSGGMKQRVALARALAPNPDILLMDEPFAALDAQTRDMLHDELEDLWASTRKTVIFVTHNVREAVRLGTRVIVMTARPGRVKSIYDIDLPRPRHIEDIELVKIAATIRDDLRGEVLQATHEEGID, translated from the coding sequence GTGCCCAAAGTAGAGATCAACGGCGTATCCCAGGTATTCTGGTCGCAATCCGGCGCGGTGCAGGCACTGGCAGAAACGTCACTGTCGATAGACGAAGGGGAATTTGTCTGTATCGTTGGCCCGTCGGGCTGCGGCAAGTCCACCCTGCTGAATCTAGTTGCAGGGCTGGCAAAGCCGGACACCGGCCGGGTGATCGCAAATGGCAAGCCCGTGACCGGCCCCGGCCCCGACCGCGTGGTGATGTTTCAGGAGTCCGCCCTCTTTCCGTGGCTTAATGTCCTGCAAAACGTCATGTTCGGGTTAAAAATGGCCGGTGTCCCCGAGCCGGAAAGGCGTGAGCGTGCCGAAAAGCTGCTGCACATGGTACATTTGTCGCGCTTCGCCCAGGCATGGGTGCATGAGCTGTCGGGCGGCATGAAACAGCGCGTGGCTCTGGCGCGGGCATTGGCACCGAACCCTGACATCTTGCTCATGGACGAACCGTTTGCCGCGCTGGACGCCCAAACGCGAGACATGCTCCACGATGAACTGGAAGACTTGTGGGCGAGCACCCGCAAAACCGTTATCTTCGTCACCCATAATGTGCGCGAGGCGGTGCGGCTCGGCACCCGGGTCATCGTCATGACCGCCCGTCCGGGCCGGGTGAAAAGCATCTATGACATAGACCTGCCCCGCCCCCGTCATATTGAGGACATCGAACTGGTCAAGATCGCGGCGACCATCCGCGACGACTTACGTGGCGAAGTGTTGCAGGCCACCCACGAGGAAGGAATAGACTGA
- a CDS encoding ABC transporter permease, translating into MNTVAHQAPSAALAAIAQTKARKDRLDRWRIYAMRLAFFASLIGLWHALVWLEVWDEMIFPSLPQVTETLWLGISDQSLPAAIAISLQRLLIGYGLALCIGIPLGLLLGRVRWLNETFGMLAMGLQALPSICWLPLAVLWFGLGESAMIFVVVMGALMALTLATRDGVKNMPPLYMRAAHVLGASGWRLYVHVMLPATLPAVLTGAKLGWSFAWRSLMAAELLLVGVGLGSLLERGRELHDMSLVVAVMMVIMFVGLMTDRWLFSRLEQRFVHRRWGTSA; encoded by the coding sequence ATGAATACCGTTGCGCACCAAGCCCCATCCGCAGCGCTCGCCGCCATCGCGCAAACCAAGGCGCGCAAGGATCGCCTCGACCGCTGGCGCATCTACGCAATGCGCCTGGCATTTTTTGCCTCATTGATAGGCCTGTGGCACGCACTGGTGTGGCTGGAAGTGTGGGATGAAATGATCTTCCCCTCCTTGCCGCAGGTGACGGAAACGCTGTGGCTAGGCATTAGCGATCAATCGCTGCCGGCCGCCATCGCCATCAGCCTGCAACGGCTGCTGATCGGGTATGGGCTAGCGCTGTGCATCGGCATACCACTCGGCCTGTTGCTGGGCCGTGTGCGCTGGCTGAACGAGACGTTTGGGATGCTTGCGATGGGGCTGCAGGCACTGCCGAGTATTTGCTGGCTACCTCTGGCGGTGCTGTGGTTCGGCCTGGGCGAGAGCGCGATGATTTTTGTGGTGGTGATGGGCGCCCTCATGGCGTTGACCTTGGCGACACGCGACGGGGTCAAAAACATGCCGCCACTTTATATGCGGGCGGCCCATGTGCTGGGCGCCAGCGGCTGGCGGCTGTACGTCCATGTGATGCTACCCGCCACACTGCCCGCCGTACTGACCGGAGCAAAACTAGGCTGGTCGTTTGCCTGGCGCTCATTAATGGCCGCCGAGCTGCTGCTGGTGGGGGTGGGCTTGGGCTCCCTGCTGGAGCGAGGCCGCGAGCTGCACGATATGTCGCTGGTGGTGGCGGTGATGATGGTCATCATGTTCGTTGGCCTGATGACCGATCGCTGGCTGTTCAGCCGCCTGGAACAGCGATTCGTCCATCGCCGCTGGGGGACGTCCGCATAA